The following nucleotide sequence is from Streptomyces xiamenensis.
CGATGGCCGAGCCGACATGGTGCTGGAGCCGGGAGTGGTCGGGCAGCCAGCGTCCCGAACGCGGGTTGAGATGCACCTCGGGTGTCTCCTCGCGGCCGTCGCTGCCGCTCTGCCACGGGTAGCGGGCCCCGTCCCGGCCGATCGCGCGGGCGGCGTGCACCGCCTGCGGCAGCCGCCGGTAGCGGTACATCAGCAGCGCCCGCGACACCTCGGGGAAGTGCAGGTTCAGGTAGGGCAGCACGAACAGTTCGTCCCAGAAGACGTGCCCGCGGTACGCCTCGCCGTGCAGCCCGCGCGCCGGGACGCCCACGTCCAGGTCGGCGGTGTGCGGGGAGAGCGTCTGGAGCACGTGGAACAGGTGCAGCCGCAGGATGTGCCCCGCCTCGCCCGGCGCCTCGATGTCCGCGCGCCGCCACAACCGCCCCCAGGCCGCGACGTGCGAACCGAGCAGCTCGGCGAAGTCCCCCGCCCGGCGGACGCGTTCGACGGCCGCCTCCAGCGGGCCGCTGATCGCCCGGTCGCGGGAGGTGTGCAGGGCGACGGTCTTCTCGACGGTGACCGGCTCGCCGGGAGCCAGGGGGACGGTGAGCCGCTGGGCGGCGCGGCGGCCGACCAGCTTGTCGGTGACGGCGATCCGTTCGGGCGGCGGCCCGCTCACGCAGCGGGTGCGGGCGGCGAGCGCGACGTGGATGGCGGAGCGGGTGGTGCGGCAGTGCAGCCACACCGTGTCGGGCTCCTCCTCCACCACGCCGGTCCTGACCTGGGTGAGGTGGGCGCTGGCCAGGTCGCGGTAGCGCCGCACCCCGGTGTTGGCGACGGTGCCGTCGATCGCGGAGTCGATCTCGATGGTGCCGCTCCAGTCCTCGGCGGTGAAGGTGGTGCGCAGCGCCGCCAGATGCGGGTCGCCCATGTGCACCAGGCGGCTCTGCTCGACGCCCAGATGCCGGCCGTGCGCGTCGCGGAAGCGCAGCGCGCGGTTGAGGGTGCCCTGCCGCAGGTCCAGCCACTGCCGGTAGAGCAGCAGTCCGCCGCGTTCGCGGTCGGGGGAGAACCAGCGGCCTGCGGGGCCGTCGTCCGGGTGGACGCGGAAGCGCAGCGGCAGCCAGTTGGGAAGGTTGACGATGTCCTCGTTCTCGATGTCGCGGCCCGCGACGTGGGAGGTGAGCCGGTTGTAGCAGCCGGCCGCGTATGTGCCCGGGTAGTGGGCCGCGCCCGCGGTGACCTCGGGGGCGGCACCGCGGGTGGCGAAGTAGCCGTTGCCCAGGGTGCACAGGGCTTCCCGCAGCCGTTCGGCGCGCGGGTCGTAGCCCTCGTACGCCCAGATCCACTCGTCGGTCAGCCGGCCCAGCTCGATGGTGGTCGCCATGGGCTCACCTCGCCTCGGGGGCCAGCAGTTCGCCGAGGTCGCCCACCACCAGGTCGGCGCCGTGCTCGCGCAGTTCGCCCGCGCTGATGGCGGTTGCGGCCCGGTCCACGCCGATGACGAGGGAGAACTCGCCGCGACGGCCCGCCTCGACCCCGGCCAGGGCGTCCTCGACGACGGCGGAGGCGTCCGGCGGGACGCCCAGGCGGCGGGCGCCCTCCAGGAAGAGCGCGGGGTCGGGCTTGCCGCGCAGCGCCAGGTGCGCGGCGTCGTTGCCGTCGACGACGGTCTGGAAGAGGGTGCGGACGCCGGTGTGCGCGAGCAGGTCGCGGGCGTGCCGGGAGGAGGAGACGGCGGCGCAGGGGACGCGTTCCTCGTACAGGGCGTGCAGCAAACGTACGGTGCCGGGCCACGCGTCCACCGAGCCGTCGCCGAGGCGGCGCATGAACTCCTCCTCCTTGCGGGCGGCGACGGCACAGACACTGGCCGTGCCGGGCGGGTCCTCGGGGTCGCCGAAGGGCAGCCCGATGCCGCGCTGGGTGAGGAAGGAGGCGGCGCCGTCCAGCCGGGACTTGCCGTCGACGTACCGCCGGTAGTCCTCGGTGGCGTCGAACGGTGCCTGGCCGTGCTCGCGCAGCACCGGGTCGAAGGCGGCCTTCCAGGCGGTGGCGTGTGCGGGGGCCGAGTCGGTGATGACCCCGTCGGTGTCGAAGACGACGGCCCGGCACGCTTCCAGCTCCGGAACGGTGATGGCACTCATGCTTTCCATGGGAACCCCTGTTCGCCTGGTCGGCAACGGCAGCCGGGTGCGGGACGGGCGCGGGAGGGTCGGGGACGGGCACGGGAGGGGTGGTGCGGGACGCGGGCCGGCGCTGACCGGCAGCCCGGTCACCGGGCCTGGATCTCGCTCCCGGAGACCCGTTCGGCCCGGATCCGCACCCACAGCTGGCGGTCGCTGCCGGCCCACGATTCGGTGTGCGCGGCCTCGTCCAGCTGCCGGCGGGTCTCCTCGTCGGTGACCAGGGAGGCGCGGCCGACGATGAGCACGCTCCATGCCTCACTGCGTGCCTCGTCGATGTGATCGACCTCGAAGGCGACCTCGTGGCCGGCGGCGGAGGCGACGGGAGAGTCGGGGGAGGTGCGCAGCACGACGCTGTCGCCGACGATGGAGTAGTTGACGGGGTAAATACCGGGTCCGTGCTCGTTCTCGACGCCGATCCGGCCCACCCCGTACTGTGGGATGCGGGCCCGGGACGCCGTGGCGTCGAGGGCTACCAGTTTCGCCTCGCGGTTGGCGTGGCCACCGCCCGAGGACAGGTCCGAGCCGGTCAGCTCGGCGACGGTGGTGTCCAGGGCGCGGGCGACCCGGGTCAGTGAGCTGAAGCTGGGCGAGGCCGCGTGCTCCTCCAGGTACGCCAGGTACTCGGGGGCGACCCCGGCCCGGTCGGCGACGTCCTCGCGGCTGAGTCCGAGCCGTTCGCGCAGCATGACGACACGGCGTCCGATGTCACTGCGGTGCTGCGACGGCTGCGACGGCTGTTGCGGGCGCGGTTGCCGGTGCCGTGGTCCTGCCATGCGCGACCACCTCCCTCACCTCTCCAGCATCGCGCCCGGGTGCGGGGACCGCTCGTCGATCACGCGGTCACGGGGCCGGCGCCCGGGGCACCGGGGCTCAGAACTCGTCGTACGGCTCCCCGTCGGCGTTGATCAGGAGGTGGCCGGGGCTGGTCCTGGCCATGGCGTCCCGCAGCCCGGTCAGCAGCGCGACCCGGTCGGGGCGGCCGAGCCCCAGGGCGCGGGCGGCGGACTGGCCGCCGCTCGCGGCGAACTCGGGAAGCTCGGCCAGTTCCTCGTCGAGTTCGGCGAGCACCTCGGCGACGGGACGGGCCCGGCCGCGCGCGCTCAGGTGGAGGTACTCCTTCCAGAAGGGCACCCCGGCCATCAGCTCCAGGGCGGCGCGCAGCGAGTCGGCGATCAGCGCGCACTCGCCCTCGGAGGAGGCGTAGAGCACGGCGGTGCCGTCGACCAGGAAGTAGCTGCCGCCGGCGCCGCAGCCGGCGACGGGCACGAGGGTGGCGCCCGACCGCAGGGACAGCCCTGGCTCCACCGGGTCCAGACGAGTCACGTCGAAGTCGCAGGGCCACTCGAAGTACCGGAACAGCTCGGGCCGTTCGGCTATTCTCGCCAGCAGCTCGGGGTCGCTCATGGGGCGAACGCTACGCCAGTCGGCCCGCCTCGGAGGAGCCCTTGGCCCGACAGCCGGTGATGAGGCGGGACGGCCGGAGCCCGGGCGGGAACGGGGTGGACCGCCCCGTCATCCGTTGCGGACCTCGGTGACGGTGACGGCGAACACCGGGTGGTCGGGGGCGGCGCGGCGCAGTTCCTCGGTGGTCGAGTCGGGGCCGACACCGTTGAAGAAGGCGCCGGTCTCGGCCTTCCAGCGCTTGAGGTAGGCGCGCAGCAGCTCCGGCTTGTCGTCGTCGGCGACCTCGGTGGCGGTGAACACCTCCACCTTCTTGCCGAGGCGCAGTTCGCCGCCGCCGACCACCCGCATGTTGCGGGTCCACTGGACGTGGCCGCGCGGGGCCACCAGATACAGCTGCCCGTCGTACCGGAGCGGGTTGACGGGGGTACGGCGCCACTCGCCGCTCGTGCGGCCGCGCACGGCCAGCACGCGGGAGCCACGGACGCTGATGCCGCGCCGCGTGAGCCACGCCATCAGGGGGTTGAACACCTTGTTGGTGAGCCACCCGGGCTGCTTCACGTGGACGGTCCGCTCCGGCCGCTGCTCGCTCATGGCACTTCCCCTTCTCGCTTCGAGAGCACTGCTCTCACTTGAGAGCAATAGTTGCACTATCACCGCACACAAGCAAGAGCACTGCTCTCGAAACAGTGGCAGAATGTTCGTATGACAGCGATCAGAGGAGCCAGGGAACGCGCCCGGCGCGAGGTGACGGCCGCCATCAAGAACGAGGCCCGGGCGCAGCTGGCCGCCGATGGGGCCGCCAAGCTCTCCCTGCGTGCCGTCGCCCGCGAGCTGGGCATGGCCTCATCCGCCCTCTACCGCTACTTCCCCAGCCGCGACGACCTGCTGACCGCGCTCATCATCGACGCGTACGACATGGTCGGTGAAGCCGCCGAGAGCGCCCTGGCGGCCGCTCCGCCGTCCCGCCCCCCGCTGGAGCGCTGGCTGGCCGTCTGCCACGCCGTACGGGAGTGGGCGCTCGCCCACCCGCACGAGTACGCGCTCATCTACGGCTCGCCCATCCCCGGCTACGCCGCCCCCGCGTCCACCGTCGGACCGGCGTCCCGGGTCGCCCTCACCCTGATCGCCGTCATCGCCGACACCCACGCGCGCGGCGACCTGGCCCCGCCCGCCAACAGCCGGCCGCACGACGTCGTCACCCCGGAACTCACCCAGTACACCCGGACCATGCCGCCCGAGGCGGCCCCCGCCCTGATCACCGCGTGGACCACGCTCTTCGGCCTGATCAGCTTCGAACTCTTCGGCCACTTCCACAACGTGGTGCGCGACCCCGGGGAGTTCCTCACCCGCACCATGACCGCGCGGGCCGGGGACGTGGGCCTCCCCGGTACCGGGCCGGACAAGCCCTGAGCCCCGCCCCGGCGGCCACCGGCCGATGACCCCGCGGGGTCATCGGCCGGCGCCGTCCCGCGGCAAGGGCCAGGCTCAGGCGGTTCCCGCCGTGCAGGCGGTGCCGTTCAGGCTCACCACCGGGGCCGAGTAGACCGCCCCGCTGTTGGTCTGGAAGCCGAAGCTGAACGTGCCGCCCGCCGGCACCGTGGCGTTGTGGGCCACGTTGCGCGCGGTCACCGTCGTCCCGGACTGGGTGAGCTGGGTGTTCCACGAGCTGGTCACCGACTCGCCCGCCGGGAGAGCGAACGTCGCCGTCCAGCCGTTCAGCGCCTGCCGGGCGGTCACCCGCACCTCCACCACGGACCCGGCGTTCCACCGGTTGGCCACCTGGTAGGCGGCCGTGCAGTCCGCGCCCGGCCCGGGCCCCGGATCGCCGCCGCCCGGCGAGCCGCCGAACGCCGTCAGGATCCCGTTGTAGGCCGGCTTCGGCTGGTAGTTGTCGTCGTAGGGCAGCGCCGCGCCCTCCCCCGGGAAGGTGCCCGGCACCCACGAGTCACGGTCGCTGAAGCCCCACACCGTGACGCCCGAGCAGCGCGAGACGTTCAGGCACGCCTGCACCACCTGCGCGAACTGCTGGGACTGCCGCTGCAGTTTGGCCGCGTCGGAGGGCGTCCGCATGCGGATGTCCAGTTCGGTGACCACCACCTCCACGCCCAGATCCGCGAACCGCTGCAGGTTGGCCTGGTAGTCGCTGGGCAGCTGGTCCAGGATGAGATGCGACTGGAAACCGACCCCGTCGATGGGCACGCCCTGGGCACGCAGATCACGCACCAGGTTGTACATGCCGTTGCTCTTCGCGTTGATGCCGTCGGTGTTGTAGTCGTTGATGAACAGCTTGGCGTTCGGGTCGGCCGCCCGCGCCGCGCGGAACGCGTTGGCGATGTAGTCGCGCCCCAGCACCTGGTACCACTTGGAGTTGCGCAGCGAACCGTCCTCGTTGAACGCCTCGTTCACCACGTCCCAGCGGTTGATCTGGCCGCGGTAGCGGCCCATCACCGTGGAGATGTGGGTGTTCATGATCTGGTTCATCTCGGTGCCGCTGAAGTTGCCGTTCTGGAGCCAGCCCGGCATCTGGCTGTGCCACACCAGGGTGTGCCCGTACACCTGCTGGCTGTTGGCCTGCGCGAACTGCATGAGCCGGTCCGGGGCCGCCCAGTTGAACGTGCCGCGCTGCGGCTGGATGGCGTCCCACTTCATGGCGTTCTCGGCGGTGACGCTGCTGAACTCGCGCGCCGCGATCCCGTTGTACGTGGCGTCGCTGAGCCGGTGGTCGGCGATCGCCGTTCCGATGAATTTGCCGCTTGTTGACGCGGCTTCGCGTAAGGTCGCCAACTGAGCCGATGGCGATTCTTCCACCGACGTCTGGGATGCCTGTGCGCCGCCGTGCAACGCCGCACCGGAGAGCAGGACTCCGGCGGCGATGACGACCGCGGCTCTGCGCATCAGGGGAAACATGGCCGTCCCTTTCCTTGTCATGCCCCCGCAGGCTGACGGGACCGTTGTAAGGGTGACCATGGCGGACGTCAACCCTTCCGGAATAATGTTGAAAAACTTCCGGCGGGAGTCGGACGTCGTCAGAAAGCAGGGGAACATGGCGGTGCAGCGCGGGAACAAGGACCAGGGCGACGGACGGCGGAAGGTCACCATCACCGCCATCGCCCGCGAGGCCGGTGTCTCGGTGCCCACCGTCTCCCGGGTGGTCAACGGCCGCTCCGACGTGGCGCCAGACACCAGGGCCCGGGTGGAGGACCTGCTGCGGCAGTACGGCTACCGCCGCCGCACCGTGGCCCCCGGCGACCGGGCGGCGCTGCTCGACCTGGTCTTCAACGACCTCGACAGCCCCTGGGCGGTGGAGATCATCCGGGGGGTGGAGGAGGTCGCCCACGCGTCGGGGGTGGGCACGGTGGTCTCCGCCATCCACGACCGGGCCGGCGCCGCGCGCCAGTGGATGAAGAACCTGCGGGCCCGCGCCTCGGACGGCGTGATCCTGGTGACCAGCGCGCTGGAGCCCGTCCTGCACAAGGAACTGCACCGGCTCGGCGTGCCCCTGGTGGTGATCGACCCGGCCGGCTCCCCCGCCCTGGACGCCCCGACGATCGGCGCCACCAACTGGGCGGGCGGCATGGCCGCCACCGGACACCTGCTGGAACTCGGCCACCGCCGTATCGGGTTCATCGCCGGCCCGCCGCGCCTGCTGTGCAGCCGCGCCAGGCTCGACGGCTACCGGTCCGCGCTGGAGGACGCCGGGGTGCCGGTGAACGACGAACTGATCGTCCCCGGCGACTTCTACCACGAGTCGGGGTTCACCGGCTGCGAGACGCTGATGGCCCTGCCCGAGCCGCCGACGGCGGTGTTCGCGGCGAGTGACCAGATGGCCCTCGGCGCGATCGAGGCGCTGCGCCGCAAGGGCCTGCGGGTCCCGCAGGACGTGAGCGTGGTGGGCTTCGACGACCTCCCCGAGATGCGCTGGTCGGCGCCGCCGCTGACCACGGTGCGGCAACCGCTCGCCGAGATGGGCAAGATGGCCGCCCGGACCGTGCTGCGCCAGGCACAGGGCGGCGACATCGACGCCCCGCGCCTGGAACTGGCCACGGAACTGGTGGTCCGCGCCAGCACGGCCCCACCCGCCCCGCGCCCGGCGGACTAGCCACGGTGTGGTGCGGTGGTGCCCGCCGGCCACCACCGTGCCGGCCGAGGGCCGGAGAGCCGCGCGGCGCCCTGGACGGCCGCACGGCCCGACCACACCACCGCTGGGCCGGCCGGTCGCCGGGACGGAGTCCGGGAACGGCGGCCGGACGGCGCTCGGCACGCCGACGCGACGGGGCGAACCGCAGGCCGTGCACACCCGCCCCGGCGCCCGGTCACGCCGCAACGGCTAAGCGCCGGGCGGCCGGCGGCCCCGTGACGTTCACCGGGCCCGCCACTCCCCCGCCGTGCCGCGACCGGCCCTGCCCCGGGGCGTGACGTTCGCGCGCCCGGTGCCGTACCGCCCGCGGGGCCGGACCCGCGGAAAGCGGGCGTGTGCAAACCGTTGACGCCAACCTCCCGTCGCCGTAACTTTCTTCGGCACCTGGTCCGATAATTTTCGGCGATTTTCCGGAAGGTGTGCGATGCGTATACGTACC
It contains:
- a CDS encoding glycoside hydrolase family 65 protein, giving the protein MATTIELGRLTDEWIWAYEGYDPRAERLREALCTLGNGYFATRGAAPEVTAGAAHYPGTYAAGCYNRLTSHVAGRDIENEDIVNLPNWLPLRFRVHPDDGPAGRWFSPDRERGGLLLYRQWLDLRQGTLNRALRFRDAHGRHLGVEQSRLVHMGDPHLAALRTTFTAEDWSGTIEIDSAIDGTVANTGVRRYRDLASAHLTQVRTGVVEEEPDTVWLHCRTTRSAIHVALAARTRCVSGPPPERIAVTDKLVGRRAAQRLTVPLAPGEPVTVEKTVALHTSRDRAISGPLEAAVERVRRAGDFAELLGSHVAAWGRLWRRADIEAPGEAGHILRLHLFHVLQTLSPHTADLDVGVPARGLHGEAYRGHVFWDELFVLPYLNLHFPEVSRALLMYRYRRLPQAVHAARAIGRDGARYPWQSGSDGREETPEVHLNPRSGRWLPDHSRLQHHVGSAIAYNVWRYGQASGDTEFLHTKGAEMLVQIARFWADSAVFDASMGRYRILGVVGPDEYHEGYPDADRPGLDDNAYTNVTAAWVLARALELTRELPASRREDLYDRIDMRPGEPEMWDDISRRLHVPFHRGVVSQFEGYGELAELDWVALRERHGDIRRLDRILEADGDSVNRYQASKQADVLMLGYLFTPGDLGRLFGRLGYDLDEATWRRTVDYYLARTSHGSTLSGLVHAWVLARARHRDAWGQLQEALASDVADIQGGTTAEGIHLGAMAGTLDLLQRGLTGLETRDGVLWMDPAPLPELSEYGFSLRYQSDGGIQVRMKPGQLWVGVPPWEEEPVRVQLARGSPRPEAGGGQLDGIGFEVAPGEDRLMPLPGHTAP
- a CDS encoding HAD family hydrolase, which gives rise to MSAITVPELEACRAVVFDTDGVITDSAPAHATAWKAAFDPVLREHGQAPFDATEDYRRYVDGKSRLDGAASFLTQRGIGLPFGDPEDPPGTASVCAVAARKEEEFMRRLGDGSVDAWPGTVRLLHALYEERVPCAAVSSSRHARDLLAHTGVRTLFQTVVDGNDAAHLALRGKPDPALFLEGARRLGVPPDASAVVEDALAGVEAGRRGEFSLVIGVDRAATAISAGELREHGADLVVGDLGELLAPEAR
- a CDS encoding helix-turn-helix domain-containing protein, with the protein product MAGPRHRQPRPQQPSQPSQHRSDIGRRVVMLRERLGLSREDVADRAGVAPEYLAYLEEHAASPSFSSLTRVARALDTTVAELTGSDLSSGGGHANREAKLVALDATASRARIPQYGVGRIGVENEHGPGIYPVNYSIVGDSVVLRTSPDSPVASAAGHEVAFEVDHIDEARSEAWSVLIVGRASLVTDEETRRQLDEAAHTESWAGSDRQLWVRIRAERVSGSEIQAR
- a CDS encoding nitroreductase family deazaflavin-dependent oxidoreductase; this encodes MSEQRPERTVHVKQPGWLTNKVFNPLMAWLTRRGISVRGSRVLAVRGRTSGEWRRTPVNPLRYDGQLYLVAPRGHVQWTRNMRVVGGGELRLGKKVEVFTATEVADDDKPELLRAYLKRWKAETGAFFNGVGPDSTTEELRRAAPDHPVFAVTVTEVRNG
- a CDS encoding TetR/AcrR family transcriptional regulator, which gives rise to MTAIRGARERARREVTAAIKNEARAQLAADGAAKLSLRAVARELGMASSALYRYFPSRDDLLTALIIDAYDMVGEAAESALAAAPPSRPPLERWLAVCHAVREWALAHPHEYALIYGSPIPGYAAPASTVGPASRVALTLIAVIADTHARGDLAPPANSRPHDVVTPELTQYTRTMPPEAAPALITAWTTLFGLISFELFGHFHNVVRDPGEFLTRTMTARAGDVGLPGTGPDKP
- a CDS encoding endo-1,4-beta-xylanase, producing MRRAAVVIAAGVLLSGAALHGGAQASQTSVEESPSAQLATLREAASTSGKFIGTAIADHRLSDATYNGIAAREFSSVTAENAMKWDAIQPQRGTFNWAAPDRLMQFAQANSQQVYGHTLVWHSQMPGWLQNGNFSGTEMNQIMNTHISTVMGRYRGQINRWDVVNEAFNEDGSLRNSKWYQVLGRDYIANAFRAARAADPNAKLFINDYNTDGINAKSNGMYNLVRDLRAQGVPIDGVGFQSHLILDQLPSDYQANLQRFADLGVEVVVTELDIRMRTPSDAAKLQRQSQQFAQVVQACLNVSRCSGVTVWGFSDRDSWVPGTFPGEGAALPYDDNYQPKPAYNGILTAFGGSPGGGDPGPGPGADCTAAYQVANRWNAGSVVEVRVTARQALNGWTATFALPAGESVTSSWNTQLTQSGTTVTARNVAHNATVPAGGTFSFGFQTNSGAVYSAPVVSLNGTACTAGTA
- a CDS encoding LacI family DNA-binding transcriptional regulator is translated as MAVQRGNKDQGDGRRKVTITAIAREAGVSVPTVSRVVNGRSDVAPDTRARVEDLLRQYGYRRRTVAPGDRAALLDLVFNDLDSPWAVEIIRGVEEVAHASGVGTVVSAIHDRAGAARQWMKNLRARASDGVILVTSALEPVLHKELHRLGVPLVVIDPAGSPALDAPTIGATNWAGGMAATGHLLELGHRRIGFIAGPPRLLCSRARLDGYRSALEDAGVPVNDELIVPGDFYHESGFTGCETLMALPEPPTAVFAASDQMALGAIEALRRKGLRVPQDVSVVGFDDLPEMRWSAPPLTTVRQPLAEMGKMAARTVLRQAQGGDIDAPRLELATELVVRASTAPPAPRPAD